A window from Pseudooceanicola algae encodes these proteins:
- a CDS encoding ABC transporter permease: MSEINMALDGANKELSAGYMTWYRFSRNPAAVIGSLIVLSAILFAILAPFVTPHPQDVGAVVNFRARHLPPDATHWFGTDKVGRDIFSRAVFGLRVSLLLVLGVLGISVPVGTVLGLIAGYFGGWTERLITGLTNVMLAMPPLVMALAVSNLLEPTLANAMIAITLLWWTWHARLIYAVSKSIASEDYIEAARIAGAGPMHILFREILPNCVSVISVKTTLDAAFVILFGATLSFLGFGVKPPTPDLGSMVADGRQFMPDFWWEVLCPGGVIFYVTLGFNLLGDGLRDVFDMEG; this comes from the coding sequence ATGTCCGAGATTAACATGGCTCTGGACGGAGCCAACAAGGAGCTGAGCGCCGGCTACATGACCTGGTACCGCTTCAGCCGCAACCCGGCGGCGGTGATCGGCAGCCTGATCGTCCTGTCCGCGATCCTTTTCGCGATCCTTGCCCCCTTTGTCACCCCGCACCCGCAGGATGTCGGCGCCGTGGTCAACTTTCGCGCCCGCCACCTGCCGCCCGATGCGACCCATTGGTTCGGCACCGACAAGGTCGGCCGCGACATCTTTTCCCGGGCGGTCTTCGGGCTGCGGGTCTCTCTTTTGCTGGTCCTCGGGGTGCTGGGCATCTCGGTGCCCGTGGGGACGGTGCTGGGCCTGATCGCGGGCTATTTCGGCGGCTGGACCGAGCGGCTGATCACCGGGCTGACCAACGTGATGCTGGCCATGCCGCCGCTGGTCATGGCGCTGGCCGTCTCCAACCTGCTGGAGCCGACGCTGGCCAACGCGATGATCGCCATCACCCTGCTGTGGTGGACCTGGCACGCCCGGCTGATCTACGCGGTGTCGAAATCCATCGCCTCGGAAGACTACATCGAAGCGGCCCGCATCGCGGGCGCCGGACCGATGCACATCCTGTTCCGCGAGATCCTGCCCAATTGCGTTTCGGTGATTTCCGTCAAGACGACGCTGGACGCTGCCTTCGTGATCCTGTTCGGCGCGACGCTCAGCTTCCTTGGTTTCGGGGTCAAGCCGCCGACGCCGGACCTTGGTTCGATGGTGGCCGACGGGCGCCAGTTCATGCCGGATTTCTGGTGGGAGGTGCTCTGCCCCGGGGGCGTGATCTTCTACGTGACGCTTGGGTTCAACCTGCTGGGCGACGGTCTGCGCGACGTCTTCGATATGGAGGGCTGA
- a CDS encoding ABC transporter permease: MQQNPFLAILTRLGTFLLVMIVLSIMIFVLARVVPGDPARMALGPTATPEQVGALRTQMGLDQSLGVQYLSYMSGAIRGDLGMSLMSQRPVTADLGQTVPATVELVLVAVIIMFAVAIPLGVMTAHFRDGWVDHVGRLVSLIGVTIPSFLFAISLQLVAARHFGDWPIIGRMDHALQFSGGPTGLMLVDSLLAGRFDVFVSALQHLALPAIALAMAGIGQITRITRSAMLENRRKDHVLTLQSFGVPERVIIFRYLLKLSSIAPLTIMGLEFASLIGNAFVIEMVFSWGGFASYGLNAILQKDLNAVTAVVLVSGLFFIAANLVVDILISILDPRMRRKEAS, encoded by the coding sequence ATGCAGCAAAATCCGTTTCTTGCAATCCTGACGCGGCTTGGCACGTTCCTGCTGGTCATGATCGTGCTGTCGATCATGATCTTCGTGCTGGCACGCGTGGTTCCGGGCGATCCGGCGCGTATGGCCCTGGGGCCGACTGCGACGCCGGAACAGGTGGGCGCCCTGCGCACCCAGATGGGCCTCGATCAGTCCCTGGGGGTGCAGTACCTGTCCTACATGAGCGGTGCCATCCGCGGCGACCTCGGCATGTCCCTGATGTCGCAGCGCCCGGTGACGGCGGACCTGGGCCAGACGGTCCCCGCCACGGTCGAGCTGGTGCTGGTGGCGGTGATCATCATGTTCGCCGTGGCCATCCCGCTGGGGGTCATGACGGCGCATTTCCGTGATGGCTGGGTCGATCACGTCGGGCGGCTGGTGTCGCTGATCGGCGTGACGATCCCCAGCTTCCTCTTTGCCATCTCGCTGCAACTGGTGGCCGCGCGTCACTTCGGCGACTGGCCGATCATCGGGCGGATGGACCACGCCTTGCAGTTTTCGGGCGGGCCGACGGGGCTGATGCTGGTGGATTCGCTGCTGGCCGGGCGGTTCGACGTCTTTGTCAGTGCGCTTCAGCACCTGGCGCTGCCTGCCATTGCTTTGGCGATGGCCGGGATCGGGCAGATCACCCGCATCACACGCTCTGCCATGCTGGAGAACCGCCGCAAGGACCACGTCCTGACCCTGCAAAGCTTCGGCGTGCCCGAACGGGTGATCATCTTCCGCTACCTGCTGAAGCTGTCGTCGATCGCGCCGCTGACGATCATGGGGCTCGAGTTCGCCTCGCTGATCGGCAATGCCTTCGTGATCGAGATGGTCTTTTCCTGGGGTGGGTTCGCCTCTTACGGGCTGAACGCGATCCTGCAGAAGGACCTGAACGCGGTCACGGCCGTGGTGCTGGTTTCCGGCCTGTTCTTCATCGCCGCCAACCTGGTGGTCGACATCCTGATCTCGATCCTTGATCCCCGCATGCGCCGAAAGGAGGCCAGCTGA
- a CDS encoding helix-turn-helix transcriptional regulator produces the protein MTSPPALLRPLGRPLLVDRILRAAPGSTVFLRAPAGAGKSVLMHQAAERAGVTVCDLHHPRLSDVQDGWLFWDVPGSARTARLSAQVAETVEHLVIAHRPAQKITGLARRILHGGSGTVDADALGLSAAEIGTRLPAAVTRRLCREYAGWPAFLPLAAMRAPTAGPTPDTDTDLATSYVSETFLAQLSPGPTTRLSLWLEAPEPDPRQDPAQDWCDALPPFVLAAPDPQSDLFAALRRAVAARLEGFTNSGAVTEVARALEAAQRPLAAMELLLDHGHESHAAQVLERSRGLELIYDTNLEGFSHAVLRFSQEIIATNETVLFAITRTLMKQGEFQRVRHLVVKHLGSDYLDPLKVLSRGARFSFAARRFRLNMMISEDMMPSDAMMQRLGEFMADYPVGDEQKWAAFYNALLEFEVRRRNFRAAEAAAARALIYFRKMGGHPLLEFFIHLHLAVLHLTNGDARLARPAARDARSGLERVTHPVAQEYRMLRLIEAALAYEEGQPQRLVTFLQDEFNDFARAEIWPSLFHFAIRYASQVVMDQYPASIRPGFLDGLWLHVAERMNLLPTIQIRTATAYQNEGRISEAEVTLQALGTARNTPAEEMTPDGLYRLADRDDIGLAMARLRCSVQHPAPGPLVDRQIDALESNPKITLREAIALKIWRAHLARKRRDTAAARTHLQAAFTSASRLGCFGVLSEQRIFLAPLLREARIRNHLETRPDIRATLTIYTGSISSPNAKARAGGLTEREAQLLHLIAGGHPNKRIAQMLHIAEPTVKFHLSRLYAKLGASKRAEAIKTAHALGWL, from the coding sequence ATGACTTCTCCCCCCGCGCTTCTTCGCCCCCTTGGGCGCCCCCTTCTGGTTGACCGGATCCTGCGCGCCGCGCCCGGCAGCACGGTCTTCCTGCGCGCGCCCGCCGGGGCCGGCAAGTCGGTGCTGATGCATCAGGCCGCAGAGCGGGCCGGAGTCACGGTCTGCGACCTGCACCACCCGCGCCTCAGCGACGTACAGGACGGCTGGCTGTTCTGGGACGTGCCGGGATCGGCCCGCACGGCGCGCCTGTCCGCGCAGGTCGCCGAGACGGTCGAGCATCTGGTGATCGCCCACCGCCCGGCGCAGAAGATCACCGGGCTGGCGCGGCGCATCCTGCACGGCGGCTCGGGGACGGTCGATGCCGATGCCCTTGGCCTGAGCGCCGCAGAGATCGGCACGCGCCTGCCCGCCGCTGTTACCCGCCGTCTGTGCCGGGAGTATGCGGGCTGGCCGGCCTTCCTGCCGCTTGCGGCCATGCGCGCCCCCACCGCTGGCCCCACCCCCGACACGGACACGGACCTGGCCACCAGTTACGTCAGCGAAACCTTCCTGGCCCAGCTTTCGCCCGGCCCGACGACCCGGCTGTCGCTCTGGCTGGAGGCCCCGGAGCCCGACCCGCGTCAGGACCCCGCCCAGGACTGGTGCGATGCCCTGCCCCCCTTTGTCCTTGCGGCGCCGGATCCGCAGTCCGACCTGTTCGCGGCCCTGCGCCGTGCGGTGGCGGCGCGGCTTGAGGGGTTCACCAACTCCGGCGCGGTGACCGAGGTCGCCCGTGCGCTGGAGGCCGCGCAGCGCCCCTTGGCGGCCATGGAACTGCTGCTGGATCACGGGCATGAATCCCATGCCGCGCAGGTGCTGGAGCGGTCCCGCGGGCTGGAGTTGATCTACGACACCAACCTCGAAGGGTTCAGCCATGCCGTGCTGCGCTTTTCACAGGAGATCATCGCCACCAACGAGACGGTCCTGTTTGCCATCACCCGCACGCTGATGAAGCAGGGAGAATTCCAGCGGGTCCGGCATCTGGTGGTCAAGCACCTCGGCTCGGACTACCTCGACCCGCTCAAGGTGCTGTCACGTGGCGCGCGCTTCAGCTTTGCGGCGCGGCGGTTTCGGCTGAACATGATGATCAGCGAAGACATGATGCCGTCGGATGCCATGATGCAGCGCCTTGGCGAATTCATGGCCGATTACCCTGTGGGCGACGAACAGAAGTGGGCCGCCTTCTACAACGCCCTGCTGGAATTCGAGGTCCGGCGCCGCAACTTTCGCGCCGCAGAAGCCGCCGCCGCCCGGGCGCTGATCTACTTTCGCAAGATGGGCGGGCACCCGCTGCTGGAATTCTTCATCCACCTGCATCTTGCCGTGCTGCACCTGACCAATGGCGACGCCCGTCTGGCCCGTCCGGCGGCCCGGGATGCGCGCTCGGGGCTGGAGCGCGTCACCCATCCGGTCGCGCAGGAATACCGGATGCTGCGCCTCATCGAGGCCGCCCTGGCCTATGAAGAAGGCCAGCCGCAACGCCTGGTCACCTTCCTGCAGGATGAATTCAACGACTTCGCAAGGGCCGAGATCTGGCCAAGCCTGTTTCACTTTGCCATCCGGTATGCCTCTCAGGTGGTGATGGACCAATACCCGGCCAGCATACGGCCCGGGTTCCTCGACGGTCTCTGGCTGCATGTGGCCGAACGGATGAACCTGCTGCCCACGATCCAGATCCGTACCGCCACCGCCTATCAGAACGAAGGCCGGATCAGCGAGGCCGAGGTCACCCTTCAGGCCCTTGGCACCGCCCGCAACACCCCGGCCGAGGAGATGACGCCGGACGGGCTGTATCGCCTGGCGGACCGCGACGACATCGGTCTGGCCATGGCCCGCCTGCGCTGCAGCGTGCAGCATCCCGCCCCCGGGCCGCTGGTGGACCGGCAGATCGACGCGCTGGAAAGCAACCCGAAGATCACCCTGCGCGAGGCGATTGCCCTCAAGATCTGGCGGGCTCATCTGGCCCGAAAGCGCCGCGATACGGCAGCGGCGCGCACCCACCTGCAGGCCGCCTTCACCTCGGCTTCACGGCTGGGCTGCTTTGGGGTGCTGTCGGAACAGCGGATCTTTCTTGCGCCGCTGCTGCGCGAAGCCCGGATTCGCAATCACCTGGAGACACGGCCGGACATCCGGGCCACGCTGACGATCTATACCGGCTCCATTTCCTCGCCCAATGCCAAGGCGCGCGCCGGCGGGCTGACCGAACGCGAGGCGCAGTTGCTGCACCTGATCGCCGGCGGACACCCCAACAAGCGGATCGCGCAAATGCTGCACATCGCGGAACCGACCGTGAAGTTTCACCTGTCGCGCCTCTATGCCAAGCTTGGCGCAAGCAAACGCGCCGAGGCGATAAAGACGGCGCATGCGTTGGGGTGGCTTTGA
- a CDS encoding CHAP domain-containing protein, with translation MSVKHARATWLKLPFVCALLLTAAACSQTTMDSPDGLDPDRAAFAFAQVHDLQAAGRRVWCVPFARNISGIDIYGDARTWWSQARGRFPQSQTPKVGAVMAFKATNKMPLGHVAVVSSIKSSREIRVDHANWERNKISVAMDVIDVSEKNDWSKVRLESTPNQYGSVYPAQGFILPSTGK, from the coding sequence ATGAGCGTGAAACACGCCCGTGCGACCTGGCTGAAACTGCCATTCGTCTGCGCACTCCTTCTGACCGCTGCGGCCTGTTCGCAAACGACCATGGATTCCCCTGACGGCCTTGATCCGGACCGTGCGGCATTCGCCTTTGCCCAGGTGCATGACCTCCAGGCTGCTGGTCGCCGGGTCTGGTGCGTGCCCTTCGCGCGAAATATCAGCGGTATCGATATCTACGGTGATGCCCGTACCTGGTGGTCGCAGGCCCGTGGTCGGTTCCCGCAATCCCAGACGCCGAAAGTCGGCGCAGTGATGGCCTTCAAGGCGACCAACAAGATGCCTCTGGGCCATGTCGCTGTCGTCTCCAGCATCAAGTCGAGCCGCGAAATCCGGGTCGATCATGCCAATTGGGAGCGCAACAAGATTTCGGTCGCCATGGATGTGATCGATGTGTCCGAAAAGAACGACTGGTCCAAGGTGCGTCTCGAAAGCACTCCGAACCAGTACGGCAGCGTCTATCCGGCGCAAGGTTTCATCCTGCCCAGCACCGGCAAGTAA
- a CDS encoding glucan biosynthesis protein: MTKTHLNRRETLASALGAGAFFLLPEVARAQQAEQSGGIDLGQPKPFSFDQLRNTAKGLAGEPYTPMRVADREVLDQIDYDRHNQISFLQDHALWNEEGSSPVQFFFPGMYFPEPVHIYALNDGMAREVPFSVDYFQIPEANPARALDQTEGFAGFRVQDKPGGDDWMAFLGASYWRTSGYSGQFGLSARGLALDTAIADGPEEFPRFTRFWLEQGEGGALTAYALLESPRATGAYKIASVQTEKGASQDVEAHIFLRDNVERLGVAPLTSMYWFGKPDAHSAPDWRPEVHDSDGLEIHTANGERIWRPLNNPPRPMANSFHAPSLKGFGLMQRERDFENYQDDGVFYEKRASAWIEPIGDWGDGSVSLIELSTNDEIHDNIVAMWTPAEAATQGNAYTFNYRLTWFEDAPVTPNAARFTSTRIGAGGVPGQPRPEGVVKIVCDFDNLGFEDLKRDPTIKPVVTASRGTIANLAAYDVVDETYWRAMFDLDFSDVAEDDDTPIDLRMYVEANGKAGTETWMMQLFPSQLRSLLGTQS; this comes from the coding sequence ATGACGAAGACGCACCTGAACCGACGTGAAACGCTTGCCTCCGCTCTTGGGGCGGGCGCTTTCTTTCTGCTACCTGAAGTGGCCCGTGCGCAGCAGGCGGAACAATCCGGTGGCATTGATCTCGGTCAGCCTAAGCCGTTCTCCTTTGATCAGCTTCGAAATACCGCAAAGGGGCTTGCCGGCGAACCCTATACGCCGATGCGCGTCGCTGACCGGGAGGTGCTCGATCAAATCGATTATGACCGGCACAATCAGATTTCATTTCTGCAGGATCACGCGCTTTGGAATGAAGAAGGATCTTCCCCCGTCCAGTTTTTCTTTCCCGGAATGTATTTCCCGGAGCCCGTGCATATTTATGCATTGAACGATGGCATGGCGCGTGAAGTGCCTTTCTCGGTCGATTATTTCCAGATCCCTGAGGCAAACCCGGCCCGGGCGCTGGACCAAACCGAAGGGTTTGCCGGGTTTCGCGTGCAGGACAAGCCCGGCGGGGACGATTGGATGGCCTTCCTGGGCGCGTCATATTGGCGAACTTCCGGATATTCGGGGCAGTTCGGCCTGTCGGCGCGTGGTCTGGCGCTTGATACCGCGATTGCGGACGGGCCGGAGGAGTTTCCGCGCTTCACCCGGTTCTGGCTAGAGCAAGGCGAGGGCGGCGCGCTGACCGCCTATGCGCTTCTGGAAAGTCCGCGGGCCACCGGTGCATACAAGATCGCCTCGGTGCAGACCGAAAAGGGGGCGTCACAGGATGTCGAAGCCCATATCTTCCTGCGCGACAATGTCGAACGTCTAGGGGTTGCACCGCTCACCTCGATGTACTGGTTCGGGAAACCAGACGCCCATTCGGCGCCTGACTGGCGTCCTGAAGTCCACGATAGTGATGGGCTCGAAATCCACACGGCCAATGGCGAACGGATCTGGCGTCCACTCAATAATCCGCCGCGCCCCATGGCGAACAGTTTTCATGCACCGAGCCTCAAGGGTTTCGGCTTGATGCAGCGCGAACGCGATTTTGAAAACTACCAGGACGATGGCGTATTTTACGAAAAGCGCGCCTCCGCCTGGATTGAACCGATCGGTGATTGGGGCGATGGTTCTGTTTCCCTGATAGAACTGTCCACGAATGATGAAATCCATGACAACATTGTTGCAATGTGGACCCCGGCAGAGGCGGCCACGCAGGGCAACGCCTATACCTTCAACTATCGGCTGACGTGGTTCGAAGATGCGCCGGTGACACCCAATGCCGCGCGGTTTACCTCTACCCGTATCGGCGCGGGCGGCGTCCCTGGTCAGCCGCGCCCGGAAGGGGTTGTCAAGATCGTCTGCGACTTCGACAATCTTGGTTTCGAGGATCTGAAGCGTGATCCCACGATCAAACCCGTCGTGACAGCGTCGCGCGGAACAATCGCAAACCTCGCAGCCTATGACGTTGTGGACGAAACCTATTGGCGGGCCATGTTCGATCTGGATTTTTCCGACGTTGCCGAAGATGACGACACGCCGATTGATCTGCGCATGTATGTCGAAGCCAACGGCAAGGCGGGAACAGAGACCTGGATGATGCAGCTCTTTCCCTCCCAATTGCGTAGCTTGTTGGGTACCCAGTCGTAA
- a CDS encoding RidA family protein, which produces MDVPVTRQNPITLPDAGLVGYSQISVVCPGRLAFVSGQVAWQRDGGAVSADLAEQTRVVIENLSHALDALQAGPAQIVQMRIYMTDLRAETQGVVMAQLGAFLAGAQPSLTGIGVSALASPDLQLEIEMVVSVPG; this is translated from the coding sequence ATGGACGTTCCCGTTACCCGTCAGAACCCGATCACACTGCCCGATGCCGGTCTTGTGGGCTATTCCCAGATTTCGGTGGTTTGCCCGGGGCGGTTGGCCTTTGTGTCCGGGCAGGTTGCCTGGCAGCGCGACGGCGGCGCGGTCTCTGCTGACCTGGCAGAGCAAACCCGGGTCGTCATCGAAAATCTGTCACATGCGCTGGATGCGCTGCAGGCCGGACCGGCGCAGATTGTGCAGATGCGTATCTACATGACCGATCTGCGCGCGGAAACGCAGGGGGTGGTCATGGCGCAACTTGGCGCATTCCTGGCCGGTGCGCAGCCCAGCCTGACCGGCATCGGCGTCAGTGCGCTGGCATCCCCGGACCTGCAGCTTGAGATCGAGATGGTCGTGAGCGTTCCGGGATGA
- a CDS encoding LysR family transcriptional regulator: protein MNRPALSGTQVDEMLTFLAVVEAGSFVAAGRSLGLSRSAAGKAIARLESHCGARLLNRTTRTLSLTEDGRRVLAHALTLRGALEAVGSDITTGGGDPRGELRISAPDALGRRLILPIVGRFLKQWPQVQVEMSLSDRITDMVSDGADLAIRIRVSTPNPGLICRTLRKEPLVLCASPEYLDRTEAPTRVEHLSRHDLLIHTSQTRRLTWKVQESDGTWVRVTGRSRLRLDSGEALREAALSGLGVALLPTSVVHGDLDAGQLRRVLPDHDAGSVEIVALYPHKRLLDGKVRHFVDMLAADLAD from the coding sequence ATGAACCGCCCTGCCCTGTCCGGAACGCAGGTTGATGAAATGCTGACCTTCCTCGCCGTGGTCGAGGCCGGAAGCTTTGTTGCGGCGGGCCGTAGCCTCGGCCTGTCGCGCTCGGCCGCCGGCAAGGCCATCGCGCGGCTCGAGTCGCATTGCGGCGCCCGCCTGTTGAACCGCACCACCCGAACCCTGAGCCTGACGGAAGACGGGCGCCGGGTTCTCGCCCACGCCCTGACCTTGCGCGGGGCACTCGAGGCTGTCGGCAGCGACATCACGACGGGTGGCGGTGATCCGCGCGGAGAGCTGCGCATCAGCGCGCCCGATGCCCTGGGGCGACGGTTGATATTGCCGATTGTGGGCCGATTCCTGAAACAATGGCCGCAGGTGCAGGTCGAGATGAGCCTGTCGGACCGGATCACGGATATGGTGTCGGATGGGGCGGACCTTGCCATCCGGATCAGGGTCAGCACCCCGAACCCGGGGCTGATCTGCCGGACGCTGCGAAAGGAACCATTGGTGCTATGCGCCAGTCCTGAATATCTGGACCGGACCGAGGCCCCGACCCGTGTCGAACACCTCAGCCGCCACGACCTGCTGATCCACACCAGTCAGACCAGGCGACTGACCTGGAAGGTGCAGGAAAGCGACGGCACCTGGGTGCGTGTCACGGGGCGATCCCGTCTGCGGCTGGATTCCGGCGAAGCCCTGCGGGAGGCCGCCCTGTCCGGACTGGGTGTGGCCCTGTTGCCGACCAGTGTCGTTCATGGTGACCTTGACGCAGGCCAGTTACGGCGCGTCCTGCCTGACCACGACGCGGGATCGGTCGAGATCGTGGCGCTTTATCCGCACAAGCGATTGCTGGATGGAAAGGTCCGTCATTTCGTCGACATGCTCGCAGCCGACCTAGCGGACTGA
- a CDS encoding GntR family transcriptional regulator translates to MPLETATHQSILDALRMRICLTPPTESFALFESKLAQEFGLSRTPVRQVVQQLVREGLVEVKPSIGAEVVRLAEDSRQSCLALYRDFMLIAARHCDGIPLQARTRIELSGVVAVLNGAGDKTADDYVRLTTGVHMAIVEDVPDQVIRAAGTAAFWRVMRWRAHDIRTDPQAHWALFTSSMQALSIAAEGQALSTLIERIAGLTDRHIWSGNKAA, encoded by the coding sequence ATGCCCTTAGAGACCGCCACACATCAATCCATCCTGGATGCGCTGCGCATGCGGATCTGCCTGACGCCGCCCACGGAGAGCTTTGCGCTGTTCGAAAGCAAGCTGGCGCAGGAGTTCGGATTGTCGCGGACTCCGGTCCGTCAGGTCGTCCAGCAGCTGGTCCGCGAAGGGCTGGTGGAAGTGAAGCCCAGCATCGGGGCGGAGGTTGTGCGCCTTGCCGAGGATTCGCGTCAAAGCTGCCTGGCGCTCTACCGGGACTTCATGCTGATCGCGGCGCGGCACTGCGACGGCATCCCCCTGCAAGCCAGAACCCGGATCGAGCTGAGCGGCGTCGTGGCCGTTCTGAACGGCGCCGGAGACAAGACGGCGGACGACTACGTCAGGTTGACTACCGGCGTTCACATGGCGATCGTCGAGGACGTCCCCGACCAGGTCATCCGCGCCGCCGGAACGGCCGCCTTCTGGCGCGTGATGCGCTGGCGCGCGCATGATATCCGCACGGATCCCCAAGCCCACTGGGCCCTGTTCACCTCCAGCATGCAGGCCCTGAGCATCGCCGCCGAAGGACAGGCCCTCTCAACCCTCATCGAACGCATCGCAGGCCTCACCGACAGACACATCTGGAGCGGGAACAAGGCCGCCTGA
- a CDS encoding NAD-dependent epimerase/dehydratase family protein: MNNILVLGGDGFCGWPTALHLSAQGHRVTIADNLSRRDIDVALGADSLTPIASAEERVAAWKEVSGKDIAFHKVDVSDFDALHALLAELRPDTIIQFAEQRAAPYSMKDAAGKIYTVNNNINATHNLLVATTELGLDAHIVHLGTMGVYGYDGDGLEIPEGYLDVYVPGDNREIFKRSILYPTNPGSVYHMTKSMDQLLFQFYAKNDKLRITDLHQGIVWGTQTEETRMDERLVNRFDYDGDYGTVLNRFLMQAAVGHPLTVHGTGGQTRAFINIQDTVQCVALAVANPPEAGSRVEIRNQMTETHRVRDLAHMVARVTGATVAMVDNPRNEAAENDLRVSNRSFIDLGLDPITLEQGLLGETLEISRKYADRCRMDMIPCLSTWTQNQRPGVVTAEEAIHNAA; the protein is encoded by the coding sequence ATGAACAACATCCTCGTACTCGGCGGCGACGGTTTCTGCGGTTGGCCGACGGCTCTGCACCTCTCGGCCCAGGGCCATCGCGTCACCATCGCCGACAACCTGTCGCGCCGGGACATCGACGTCGCGCTTGGCGCCGACAGCCTGACCCCGATCGCCTCGGCAGAAGAGCGCGTCGCAGCCTGGAAAGAGGTCTCCGGCAAGGACATCGCCTTCCACAAGGTCGACGTATCCGACTTCGACGCCCTGCACGCCCTGCTGGCCGAGCTGCGTCCCGACACCATCATCCAGTTCGCCGAACAACGCGCCGCGCCCTATTCCATGAAGGACGCCGCCGGCAAGATCTACACCGTCAACAACAACATCAACGCCACCCACAACCTGCTGGTCGCCACCACCGAGCTGGGCCTGGACGCGCATATCGTCCACCTCGGCACCATGGGCGTCTACGGCTATGACGGCGACGGCCTGGAGATCCCGGAAGGCTATCTCGACGTCTATGTGCCCGGCGACAACCGCGAGATCTTCAAGCGCTCGATCCTCTACCCGACCAACCCGGGCAGCGTCTACCACATGACCAAGTCGATGGATCAGCTGCTGTTCCAGTTCTACGCCAAGAACGACAAGCTGCGCATCACCGACCTGCACCAGGGCATCGTCTGGGGCACCCAGACCGAAGAGACCCGGATGGACGAGCGTCTGGTGAACCGCTTCGACTATGACGGCGACTACGGCACCGTGCTGAACCGCTTCCTGATGCAGGCCGCTGTCGGTCACCCGCTGACGGTGCATGGCACCGGCGGCCAGACCCGCGCCTTCATCAACATCCAGGACACCGTGCAATGCGTCGCCCTGGCCGTGGCCAACCCGCCCGAAGCCGGCTCGCGCGTCGAGATCCGCAACCAGATGACCGAGACCCACCGCGTCCGTGATCTGGCCCACATGGTGGCCCGCGTCACCGGTGCCACCGTCGCCATGGTCGACAACCCGCGCAACGAAGCCGCAGAGAACGACCTGCGCGTCTCGAACCGCTCCTTCATCGACCTCGGCCTCGACCCGATCACCCTGGAGCAGGGCCTGCTGGGCGAAACGCTGGAGATCTCGCGGAAATACGCGGATCGCTGCCGTATGGACATGATCCCCTGCCTGTCGACCTGGACCCAGAACCAGCGTCCCGGTGTCGTCACCGCCGAAGAGGCCATCCACAACGCCGCCTGA